In Aquiflexum balticum DSM 16537, a single genomic region encodes these proteins:
- a CDS encoding DnaJ C-terminal domain-containing protein, whose product MEFIDYYKILEIDKKASADEIKKAYRKLARKYHPDLNPNDKEAETKFKQINEANEVLSDPEKRKKYDQYGKDWKHAEEFEKSGRRQSRPSGQGSSRAYSGHFTEEDFSDFFSSMFGGGASGGFQSSGREGVRYKGSDYKAELHLKLSDVYRTHKQTLTVNGKNIRLTIQAGVEDGQTIKIRGYGGEGINGGPKGDLYISFVVQNDTEFVREGNDLYKKVEVDLYKAVLGGEITVPTMDGKVKLKVSPGTQNDTKVRLKGKGFPVYRQEGKFGDLYITYQVEIPKSLSEKEKELFTQLSNIRNHGRD is encoded by the coding sequence ATGGAATTCATTGATTATTACAAGATTCTGGAAATTGATAAAAAAGCTTCAGCCGATGAGATCAAAAAAGCCTACCGAAAGTTGGCCCGAAAGTACCATCCTGACCTGAACCCCAATGACAAGGAAGCAGAGACCAAATTCAAGCAGATCAATGAAGCCAATGAGGTGCTGAGTGATCCGGAAAAAAGGAAAAAGTACGATCAATATGGAAAGGATTGGAAGCATGCCGAGGAGTTTGAAAAAAGTGGGCGCAGGCAATCCCGCCCAAGTGGGCAGGGCAGTAGCAGGGCATATTCAGGCCATTTTACAGAAGAGGATTTTTCTGATTTTTTCAGTTCCATGTTTGGTGGAGGTGCTTCCGGTGGTTTTCAAAGTTCAGGTAGGGAAGGGGTGAGGTATAAAGGCTCCGATTACAAAGCAGAACTGCACTTGAAGCTTTCGGATGTGTATAGGACACATAAGCAGACGCTGACGGTGAATGGCAAAAATATAAGGCTGACGATTCAAGCCGGAGTGGAAGATGGGCAAACCATTAAAATCCGTGGCTACGGCGGTGAGGGTATAAATGGGGGGCCGAAAGGTGACCTGTATATTTCCTTTGTCGTCCAAAATGATACCGAGTTTGTCAGGGAAGGAAATGATTTGTACAAAAAGGTCGAAGTGGATCTTTATAAGGCTGTTTTGGGAGGAGAAATCACAGTTCCTACCATGGATGGCAAGGTAAAACTCAAAGTCAGTCCCGGTACTCAAAACGATACCAAGGTCAGGCTAAAGGGGAAAGGTTTTCCTGTGTATAGGCAGGAAGGTAAATTTGGAGATCTGTATATCACCTATCAGGTGGAGATTCCCAAATCGCTCTCAGAAAAAGAAAAGGAATTGTTCACACAACTGTCAAACATCAGAAATCATGGAAGAGACTAA
- a CDS encoding baeRF3 domain-containing protein: MKLLTEKLVQQLLSKNEEPCISIYMPTHRSHPENQQDPIRYKNLLKEIQTSLLQRYSNDETNEFIAPLEELIDDPKIWNMTLEGLAIFSSASVMEIVKLQIPVEPLAIVADSFHTKPLRKYLQSVDRFHVLGLSLHDISLYEGNRHYLTEVDLMAAVPKTIEEALGYELTDKHTTVASYGGTSGESSVMRHGHGGKKEETDIDAERFFREIGKAIHENYSKPSGLPLILAALPEHHNLFQKLNENPLLLSHGIKVNPKSVSEEKLIELAWEVMEPEYQKTLDLWVEKFEQARADGKGSDDYKELAIAAVEGRIDTLLLESDKVIAARITNLETGNTQKKDIDNPRVDDLLDDMGELVLKMGGKVIMMPAEKIPTETGLAAIYRY; the protein is encoded by the coding sequence ATGAAATTACTTACTGAAAAATTGGTTCAGCAGCTTTTGTCAAAAAATGAAGAACCCTGTATTTCCATTTACATGCCAACGCACAGAAGCCATCCCGAAAACCAACAGGATCCGATCAGATATAAAAATCTCCTGAAAGAAATACAGACTTCCTTACTTCAAAGATATTCGAATGATGAAACCAATGAATTTATAGCGCCATTGGAGGAACTGATCGATGATCCCAAAATTTGGAACATGACACTTGAGGGTTTGGCAATATTCAGTTCAGCCAGCGTCATGGAAATTGTGAAATTGCAGATCCCGGTAGAACCACTCGCCATTGTAGCAGATAGTTTTCACACCAAACCACTTCGGAAGTACCTGCAATCCGTAGATCGTTTTCACGTTTTGGGCTTAAGCCTGCATGATATATCCTTATATGAAGGTAACCGACATTATCTTACTGAAGTTGATCTGATGGCGGCTGTTCCAAAAACCATAGAAGAGGCGCTTGGATATGAACTGACTGACAAACATACTACAGTTGCTTCCTATGGAGGCACAAGTGGGGAAAGTTCTGTGATGCGCCATGGTCATGGGGGAAAAAAAGAAGAAACAGACATTGATGCCGAACGCTTTTTCAGAGAAATCGGAAAGGCCATACATGAGAACTACTCAAAACCTTCGGGATTGCCCCTCATTTTGGCGGCCCTTCCAGAACACCATAATCTTTTTCAGAAGTTAAATGAAAATCCCTTGCTTCTGTCCCATGGCATTAAAGTTAATCCAAAATCAGTTTCAGAAGAGAAATTGATAGAATTGGCCTGGGAGGTCATGGAACCTGAATACCAAAAGACATTGGATTTATGGGTGGAGAAATTTGAACAGGCTAGAGCTGACGGAAAGGGCAGTGATGATTATAAAGAATTGGCCATTGCGGCAGTAGAAGGCAGAATTGATACCTTGTTGTTGGAATCTGATAAAGTGATTGCGGCAAGGATAACCAACTTGGAGACAGGGAATACCCAGAAAAAAGATATTGATAATCCAAGAGTGGATGATCTTTTGGACGATATGGGTGAACTGGTTCTTAAAATGGGAGGTAAAGTCATCATGATGCCTGCGGAGAAAATTCCTACTGAAACCGGATTGGCTGCGATTTATCGGTATTGA
- a CDS encoding SIMPL domain-containing protein, translating into MKKLLITALFLLSAVSVFAQENIPLIDVEGTSEISIMPDEAIIHLNLMEKAMKVADVTNALNKKTKSIEDALKKTKVKDYDFTVDNYYVSVNRVYAKGTSKDSGYVASQNIKVRVRNIDKDLVKITESLHQTADMGFNIQFNISDNVRKSSEQKLLELAIADARSKADIIAKSLGIQNIQVYRVNYTSGGNNLYPVMRQAKTMMAMDMAESRQEPTFSPEEQKLTDKVLVSFTFKK; encoded by the coding sequence ATGAAAAAGCTACTAATCACAGCCCTGTTTTTACTATCTGCTGTTTCAGTCTTCGCCCAGGAAAATATTCCATTGATTGATGTGGAAGGTACCAGTGAAATCAGCATTATGCCCGATGAAGCCATTATTCATCTTAATTTGATGGAAAAGGCCATGAAGGTCGCAGATGTAACCAATGCTTTGAACAAGAAAACAAAATCCATCGAAGATGCCCTGAAAAAAACCAAGGTAAAGGATTACGACTTTACAGTCGACAATTACTATGTCAGTGTGAATAGGGTATATGCTAAAGGAACTTCCAAAGACAGTGGCTACGTGGCTTCCCAAAATATTAAAGTTAGGGTAAGAAACATTGACAAAGACCTGGTCAAAATCACCGAAAGCCTGCACCAAACAGCGGACATGGGTTTTAATATCCAATTCAATATCTCTGATAATGTACGCAAATCTTCGGAGCAGAAATTACTTGAGTTGGCTATAGCAGATGCAAGATCAAAAGCCGATATTATAGCCAAATCATTGGGAATACAGAATATTCAGGTTTATAGAGTGAACTATACTTCTGGAGGTAACAACCTTTATCCTGTAATGCGACAGGCAAAAACCATGATGGCAATGGATATGGCAGAATCCCGTCAGGAACCCACCTTCAGTCCTGAGGAACAGAAGCTGACTGATAAGGTATTGGTGTCATTTACATTTAAAAAGTAA
- a CDS encoding type II toxin-antitoxin system RelE/ParE family toxin has translation MDERVIWTDEAEDQFFNVLDYWKNRTQSYSYPIKIKEELDQRILFILENPLIGKESEIPGVRSLNFLKYFKIIYGIYKGQLVILNFWDMRQDPEGNPFS, from the coding sequence ATGGATGAAAGAGTAATCTGGACAGATGAGGCTGAAGACCAATTTTTTAATGTTCTGGATTATTGGAAAAATAGGACCCAAAGTTACTCGTACCCTATCAAAATCAAGGAAGAATTAGATCAAAGGATTCTATTTATCCTAGAGAATCCTTTGATTGGAAAGGAGTCTGAAATCCCTGGGGTGAGAAGCTTGAATTTTTTGAAATACTTTAAAATAATTTACGGAATTTATAAAGGTCAATTAGTCATATTGAATTTTTGGGATATGAGACAAGACCCTGAGGGTAATCCATTTTCATAA
- a CDS encoding prephenate dehydrogenase, whose amino-acid sequence MKKIHIIGLGLLGGSFALALKKAKPEIKFTGYDSNSQNQEDAIALGIIEEAKEKPDMDTDVIVLATPANTLSELLVKTLDEIGPNTLVMDFGSTKEALCKSVADHPKREQYLAGHPIAGTEYSGPKAAQENLLDKKVFIICEMEKTNIHLKGMAYEILEALNMKLRFMDPEEHDRHLAFVSHLSHISSFMLGKTVLDKMEDEKNIFDMAGSGFASTVRLAKSSPAMWAPIMEENKKNILDAMSLYIASLSKFRDKIIADDYEGLANEMGKVNKIRDILDLGQ is encoded by the coding sequence ATGAAAAAAATACACATCATCGGGCTTGGTCTTTTGGGAGGTTCATTTGCTTTGGCTCTTAAAAAAGCAAAACCTGAAATCAAATTCACTGGATACGATTCAAATTCACAAAACCAGGAAGACGCCATAGCCTTGGGAATCATTGAGGAAGCCAAAGAAAAACCCGATATGGATACAGATGTGATTGTTTTGGCTACACCGGCAAATACCTTATCTGAACTTTTAGTCAAAACTTTGGATGAAATAGGTCCAAATACCTTGGTAATGGATTTTGGATCAACCAAAGAGGCCCTTTGTAAATCTGTAGCGGATCATCCCAAAAGAGAGCAGTATTTGGCAGGTCACCCCATTGCAGGTACGGAGTATTCAGGGCCAAAAGCGGCTCAGGAAAATCTGTTGGACAAAAAAGTATTTATCATCTGTGAGATGGAAAAAACCAATATTCATCTCAAAGGAATGGCCTACGAGATTTTGGAGGCACTCAATATGAAGTTACGTTTTATGGATCCTGAGGAACATGACAGGCACTTGGCTTTCGTATCCCATTTGTCCCATATTTCTTCATTTATGTTGGGGAAAACGGTGTTGGATAAAATGGAAGATGAAAAAAATATCTTCGATATGGCAGGTTCAGGCTTTGCGTCCACAGTACGTTTGGCCAAAAGCTCACCTGCGATGTGGGCACCGATAATGGAGGAAAATAAGAAGAACATCTTGGATGCCATGAGTCTTTACATTGCAAGTCTTTCCAAGTTCAGAGATAAAATCATTGCCGATGACTATGAAGGGTTGGCCAATGAAATGGGAAAAGTGAATAAGATCAGGGATATTTTGGATTTGGGGCAGTAG